A window of candidate division WOR-3 bacterium genomic DNA:
GTGCCAAAGGAAAATCTATTAGGAAAAGAGGGAATGGGATTTATCATCACAATGAGAACTTTTGATAAAACAAGACCAGGTGTGGGTGCTCAGGCAGTAGGAATTGCCCAAGGTGCCTTGGAAGAGGCAATTAATTATGCTAAACAGAGGAAACAGTTTGGTCAGCCAATTGCTTCTTTTCAGGGTATTCAATTTATGCTTGCCCAAATGGCAACGAAGATTGAGGCTGCAAGACAACTTGTCTATTATGCGGCAAAGGTTTGTGACAGTGGTGCTAAAAATATTTCGGCAGTATCTTCAATGGCAAAACTTTTTGCTTCGGATGTCGCAATGGAAGTAACAACTAATGCTGTTCAAATTTTTGGTGGCTATGGTTATATGAAAGATTATCCAGTAGAAAAGATGATGAGAGATGCGAAAATAACCCAAATTTATGAAGGAACAAACCAAATTCAACAACAGATTATTGCTTTAGAGTTGATAAAAGGAACTTACCAGCCAACTCTCTAAAAAATGAATAATAAAATATTATTATTCTTATTTTTTATATTTAGTTTTACTTTTGCTACTGAAAAACTGGTTGAGGTGAGGATTTTTAAGCAGGCAGATATCTTATATCTCTCAGAACAAGGTTTTGATATTATTACCCGCAAAGGTGATTTTCTTTATATTTTAACCGATGAAAAGGGAATTGGAGAATTGATGGGTTTAGGTTATCCGATAAAGATTGTTTATGAAGATTATCAAAAGGAGATGGAAAAGATAAGTTTACAATATCCTTCTTTCCAAGAGGTTCTTTTTCAGTTAGATTCTTTAGCCCGTAGATTTCCGGAAATAACCAAATTAGAAACATTAGGTTATAGTGGAAGTTATCCGATAGTCAGTATGAAAATAACCGATAATCCTTTGATAGAAGAAGAGGAGCCGGAAATAAAGATTACTGGTTGCCATCACGGAAATGAGAAGATTTCAACAGCGATTTGTTTATATTATATTAAAAGATTATTAAATGAATATTATGAAAATCCTTTAATAAATTATCTTGTTAATAACCGAGAAATTTGGATTATTCCGATATTGAACTCAGATGGTTATGTAAGAAACAGACGATATAACAATAATAATGTAGATTTAAACCGGGATTATGGTTATATGTGGGCAGGGAGTGGAAATAGTCCTTCTCCTTTATCGCAAAATGAAACAAAGATAATGAGAGAATTGTCAGTTAATAATAATTTTTCTTTCTCTTACGATTATCATTCGGCTGCTTCTTATGTGAATTACTTATGGGATTTTCATCCAAAAGACCCGCCCGATTCTAATTATATTATCTATCTTTCCCAAAGATATGCAGATTCTACTTATGGTTCTTCTACCACTCGTTTGGTGCCAATTAATGGTTATGATTGGTATATGGTAAGGGGTTCTTCTCAGGATTATCTTTTTGGTGTTTTTGGAACATTATCTTGGACAATTGAAACCCAACAGCCATCGTCCCAAATACAAATAGATTCAATAGGTATGGCAAATTATCGGGCATTTATTGATGTTTTAAGGATTATGAAAAAGGGGATTATTGGTAAGGTTATTGATTCAATTACGAATGAGCCAATACCGGCACTAATTACCTTTTATTCACCAAAGAGATGGCATATATATAATGACCCATTTTTAGGCGATTTTTATAAGCCATTACCAGAAGGAGAGTATAATATGATAGTATATGCTTGTGGATATTATCCAAAAATGATTGAAAATATAATAGTAAATCCTGATACTGCTACTGAGATTTTAGTAAAACTTATTCCTAATGAGAATCCAATAGGTTTTGCTTATCGGGTGTATTATGTAAAAAGGACTGATACTGACTCATTAAACCCGACATTAACAACCGACTGTTTGGGTTTACCCGATTCTTTATTTTATTCTCTATGTTTTGGTGGCGAAATAGTCTTAGAGGTAGATAAAAGAAAGCCAATAAGAAACTTCTCAGGAATTGATTTTGTGGTTTATGAGGGAGACGATGGAATTACCGAAAGTTATGACTGTTATGTCTCATTAGATTTAATAAACTGGCATTATTGTGGCAGAGGTTTAGGAACCCAAGGGTTTGATTTAAATAATACTCCTTTGGATAGTGCCTATTATATAAAGATAGTAGATGTTAATAGCGGTTCCAATAATCTGCCTTATGCTGGTTTTGATTTGGATGGAGTTATATATTATATTGGTGAAGTAGGAATTGCTGAAAATAATGTTAATAAAAGGATAAATAATGATAAGTTTAGGATTTTCAATTATTTAGGTCAGAATATCAGTAATAGAGGAATAAAGAACTTGAAAAAAGGGGTTTATTTTATAAAAAATAGGGAAGAGATAAGAAAGATAGTAAAAATAAGGGACTAAACTATAGGTTTTTTCTATTTGACTTTTCCTTATAATTTCCTTAAAATTTAAACAAGTTTTTAAAAAGGGGTGGGCTATGAGGTATGCGGTAATTTTATTATTTTTGGTTTTGTTAATTATTTTTTGTACTCCTTTGAGATTAGAAAGACCATTAACACCGGCTTTTACTATTAAGCCATTACCCAAAGCACCTCCTTTAAAGCAAGGTAGGTATCTTGGAAAATTTAAGGTTAGTTTCTATTGGATAGTAAAAGAGGAGGATTATAAAGGTAAAAGGAATATCCCATTATATTTAGATGATGGAAAACTTTTGGGCTATTTTCCTGCTTCCTTTGTTAGAGACTTAAAGATTGAATCCTGTGCCCAATTAAGAGATGGTAGGATTATTTCTTATTTAAAAAAGAAAAATCGGGTAAAAGTTGTTGATAGACCATTAGGATGTGGTTTTAAATTAACTCCGTTAAAATCTATTGCCTGCGACCCCGAATTTATTAAATTAGGCTCTCTTTTATATATCCCTAATATATTTGGCTTAAAGATAAATGCTAATGAAACCCATAATGGTCTTTTTTATGCCCACGA
This region includes:
- a CDS encoding M14 family zinc carboxypeptidase, which translates into the protein MNNKILLFLFFIFSFTFATEKLVEVRIFKQADILYLSEQGFDIITRKGDFLYILTDEKGIGELMGLGYPIKIVYEDYQKEMEKISLQYPSFQEVLFQLDSLARRFPEITKLETLGYSGSYPIVSMKITDNPLIEEEEPEIKITGCHHGNEKISTAICLYYIKRLLNEYYENPLINYLVNNREIWIIPILNSDGYVRNRRYNNNNVDLNRDYGYMWAGSGNSPSPLSQNETKIMRELSVNNNFSFSYDYHSAASYVNYLWDFHPKDPPDSNYIIYLSQRYADSTYGSSTTRLVPINGYDWYMVRGSSQDYLFGVFGTLSWTIETQQPSSQIQIDSIGMANYRAFIDVLRIMKKGIIGKVIDSITNEPIPALITFYSPKRWHIYNDPFLGDFYKPLPEGEYNMIVYACGYYPKMIENIIVNPDTATEILVKLIPNENPIGFAYRVYYVKRTDTDSLNPTLTTDCLGLPDSLFYSLCFGGEIVLEVDKRKPIRNFSGIDFVVYEGDDGITESYDCYVSLDLINWHYCGRGLGTQGFDLNNTPLDSAYYIKIVDVNSGSNNLPYAGFDLDGVIYYIGEVGIAENNVNKRINNDKFRIFNYLGQNISNRGIKNLKKGVYFIKNREEIRKIVKIRD
- a CDS encoding 3D domain-containing protein, which translates into the protein MRYAVILLFLVLLIIFCTPLRLERPLTPAFTIKPLPKAPPLKQGRYLGKFKVSFYWIVKEEDYKGKRNIPLYLDDGKLLGYFPASFVRDLKIESCAQLRDGRIISYLKKKNRVKVVDRPLGCGFKLTPLKSIACDPEFIKLGSLLYIPNIFGLKINANETHNGLFYAHDIGSEIKGRKIDIFLGYKENHHTFRLAGIKHGTEVDVYLLE